In Rutidosis leptorrhynchoides isolate AG116_Rl617_1_P2 chromosome 6, CSIRO_AGI_Rlap_v1, whole genome shotgun sequence, the DNA window ACAAAAAACTGAAGAAACACGCACAGAGGTCTGAGTTCCGTAAATTTTCTGAACCTGGTGCGAATTATTCCACCGTTAGGTTCAGGCCCTATGTTTCCAAGGTTCCATGGCATACGGGCCCACGAGCGTTTCTTTCCCAGTTCTTTCCACGATATGGGCATTACTGTGGACCAAATTGGTCAAGTGGTAAAGACGGTGGGTCTTCGCTATGGGACAAACGTCCTATTGATTGGCTAGACTATTGTTGTTATTGTCATGACATGGGTTATGATACGCATGATCAAGCCGAACTTCTTAAGGCGGATCTGGCCTTCCTCGAGTGTTTGGAGAGGCCTCATATGGCTACTAAAGGGGACGTACAGGTTGCTCATCTGTATAGGACAATGTGCTTATCAGGTTCGTGTTGCCACCTTTCACCATTTACATGTTTCAGAAAAAATATCTCATAGTTTGACTTCCCCTTTTTGACTTTCTCATCTAACTGACCATTTCTTGCATTGAATGTTGATAGCCCTTTCATATATCAGGAGTACCCTATCTGCTCGAATAATGCAACATTTCGTTTTCGTAGAAAGTTGTTGTTAGAAATGGAAAGATGTTGAGTTGGTTAATGGGTCAAATAATTAATAAAGAATTGGGTTGAAAGGGATCATTGTTGCTTTTACTTGCATAGATTTGTTTTAGATTGGTTGACTCGCATACACATGTCAAATTGTTTTGTTTTTGTATAAGTAACTGATGTCGTAATTGCAATTGTAAAAAGGATAGAGATCCTGTCATGTTCAACTCTCATGTAGGGCCCACTGTTTTCCTTTGTGAGAAAACAACTCCCATGTCCAAGTTGAACATGAGAGAACTACAATATTACAACGATAATTAGAGTGTATGAATAAAACGATTTTGGAAGTTGTCTTCATTTGGGGAGCTTTCAACGTCTTTGGCCCTTTCAATCCATTTGACCCGTTCCACTTTTAACCAAGTATTCTGAGACAACAATGATTAATGTTTGTAACTGAAATGATTTTTGAAGTTGTCTTTATTCGGGGAGCTTTCAACCTCTTGATCCATTTGACCCGTTCCACTTTTAACAAGTATTTTGACTTGAGACAACAGTGATTGAAGTGAATGAATAAAACGATTTTGAAAGTTATCTTTTTTGGGGGAACTTTCGACCTCTTTCACCCTTTCGATCCATTTGACCCGTTCCACTCTTAACCAAGTATTTTGATATGACCCATTTGAGATATACACAACCCAAAGTGTCCCATTAATGAGTAAATTTGTTAAAATTGCTACCTTTTCTGTTCAGAAGTTTCATAATGGCTCACTAGTAATTAGCAAATTTTCGATAACTTCTTTTTATATCTGCAATGAACTTTTATTATTGCCATTATAAATGCACGCTTCTAGATATTTGGCTAATATTCAAACACTTTTAGTAAATTATGTGCCTGGTTGAATATTTCTTCTACTCCATTTATATAATATTGAAAAATAGGTGAAGTTTGAGTTTCACATTGCTAATGAAATTTGATATTGCCTATTTATATAATATCTGAAACATCATTTAAGCACCCAGATGAGTACCATTACATAACCAAGTTTACATATAGTTTTTCTTGAAGAAGGAAACATTGAAT includes these proteins:
- the LOC139855421 gene encoding uncharacterized protein — protein: MISNEVNMSTTIEKSPNQEVLDTRIKIWGWSLVAVVPWAVNAKEKIKMPTFFNKKLKKHAQRSEFRKFSEPGANYSTVRFRPYVSKVPWHTGPRAFLSQFFPRYGHYCGPNWSSGKDGGSSLWDKRPIDWLDYCCYCHDMGYDTHDQAELLKADLAFLECLERPHMATKGDVQVAHLYRTMCLSGLRGILIPYRQQLVKLQSVQLHLGFGWLSNMKWKGWDAQK